A genomic stretch from Desulfotignum balticum DSM 7044 includes:
- the pruA gene encoding L-glutamate gamma-semialdehyde dehydrogenase: protein MSNAVTTIQCPENEAVLSYLPGSPEKDSLKKTIAEMKSVCIDIPLIINGREIRTGQTGTCTIPHNHAHVLATYHMAGPEEVRMAVDAAVNAQKEWAALSWEHRLAIFLKAAELIKGPWRDTLNAATMLGQSKTVYEADADSACELMDFFRYNAWFVRRIIEEQPGCAPGMLNRIEYRPLEGFVFAVTPFNFTAIGGNLPTSPAMAGNTVVWKPASTAVFSNYFVMQMLREAGLPDGVINFIPGPGSMVGPMVMADQMFAGVHFTGSTATFNTLWRTIGKNLETYRSYPRIVGETGGKDFLFAHASADPERVAQAIIGGGYSYQGQKCSATSRVYLPESLWPGIRSRLESELADLKTGDVEDFTSYMGAVIDAAAFNSIKSAIEYARSSGWAEVILGGHCDDATGYFITPTVILTTDPHFKTMEEEIFGPVVTVYVYRDDEFEATLDLCESTSAYALTGAVFARDRQVIARMEQHLSYAAGNLYINDKTTGAFVGLQPFGGARGSGTNEKVGSKQNISRWMSPRTIKENFAPSLEWRIELMQQS, encoded by the coding sequence ATGTCAAACGCCGTCACCACCATCCAGTGCCCTGAAAACGAAGCCGTTCTGTCCTATCTTCCGGGCAGCCCCGAAAAAGACAGCCTGAAAAAAACGATAGCTGAAATGAAATCCGTGTGCATCGACATTCCCCTGATCATCAATGGCAGGGAAATCAGGACCGGACAGACGGGAACCTGTACTATCCCCCACAACCACGCCCACGTTCTTGCCACCTACCACATGGCAGGGCCCGAGGAAGTCCGGATGGCCGTTGATGCGGCAGTCAACGCCCAAAAGGAGTGGGCCGCTCTTTCATGGGAGCATCGCCTGGCCATCTTTCTCAAAGCAGCGGAACTGATCAAAGGGCCCTGGCGGGACACCCTGAATGCCGCCACCATGCTGGGTCAGAGTAAAACCGTATATGAGGCAGACGCGGATTCGGCCTGCGAACTCATGGACTTTTTCCGGTACAATGCCTGGTTCGTCCGGCGGATTATAGAGGAACAGCCCGGCTGCGCCCCCGGCATGCTGAACCGGATAGAATACCGCCCTCTGGAGGGTTTTGTCTTTGCGGTCACCCCGTTCAATTTCACGGCCATCGGGGGCAATCTGCCGACATCACCCGCCATGGCCGGTAATACTGTGGTCTGGAAACCTGCTTCAACAGCTGTTTTTTCCAATTATTTCGTTATGCAGATGCTCAGGGAGGCCGGACTCCCCGACGGAGTGATCAACTTCATTCCCGGTCCCGGCAGTATGGTCGGTCCCATGGTCATGGCGGACCAAATGTTCGCCGGCGTTCACTTCACCGGGTCTACCGCCACTTTCAACACCCTTTGGCGGACCATCGGGAAAAATCTTGAAACCTACAGAAGTTATCCACGGATCGTCGGGGAAACCGGCGGCAAGGACTTTTTATTCGCCCATGCTTCAGCAGACCCGGAAAGAGTGGCCCAGGCCATCATCGGCGGGGGATATTCCTACCAGGGGCAGAAATGTTCGGCCACCTCGCGGGTCTATCTGCCTGAATCCCTTTGGCCCGGCATCCGCAGCCGTCTTGAATCTGAACTGGCGGATCTGAAGACAGGGGATGTGGAAGATTTTACCAGCTACATGGGTGCGGTCATCGATGCCGCTGCTTTTAATTCCATCAAGAGCGCCATCGAATACGCCCGGTCCTCCGGCTGGGCAGAGGTCATCCTGGGGGGACACTGCGATGACGCAACCGGGTATTTCATCACGCCGACCGTCATCCTAACAACCGATCCGCATTTCAAGACAATGGAAGAAGAGATCTTCGGCCCTGTGGTCACTGTTTATGTTTACAGGGATGACGAATTTGAAGCCACCCTGGATCTTTGCGAGTCCACATCGGCATACGCTCTGACAGGTGCGGTCTTTGCCCGGGACAGACAGGTCATTGCGCGGATGGAACAGCACCTGTCTTATGCTGCCGGGAATCTGTATATCAACGACAAGACCACCGGCGCCTTTGTCGGCCTTCAACCTTTCGGCGGTGCCAGAGGTTCCGGAACCAATGAAAAGGTGGGCAGTAAACAGAACATTTCCAGATGGATGAGTCCCCGGACCATCAAGGAAAATTTCGCTCCTTCACTGGAGTGGCGCATAGAGCTGATGCAGCAGTCCTGA
- a CDS encoding ABC transporter ATP-binding protein, producing the protein MITAENLSIGHGLHLVGRGLSLTVAPGEIVCLLGPNGCGKTTLFRTLLGLLPPLGGRVLLNGQDLSRLSRSDIARSLAYVPQSHVPPFPYEVEEVVLMGRTARIGLLSAPSALDKAAASKALARLGIDHLSGADYSHLSGGQRQMVMIARALVQEAPVLVMDEPTAGLDFGNQARVLARIAGLANTSGHAVILSTHDPDQAFALNARVILLHGGAILAQGPPGKVLTGERLCTVYGVHVRVERTETGRAVCTPSLSSTEPSDTGYMHLSTSSCQAVLDRL; encoded by the coding sequence ATGATTACGGCGGAAAATCTTTCCATCGGGCATGGTCTGCACCTGGTCGGCCGCGGCCTGTCGCTGACAGTGGCCCCCGGCGAGATTGTCTGCCTGCTCGGCCCAAATGGCTGCGGCAAGACCACGCTCTTCCGGACGCTTCTGGGCCTGCTTCCGCCTTTGGGGGGACGCGTGCTGTTGAACGGTCAGGACCTGTCCCGCCTCAGCCGTTCTGATATCGCGCGCAGTCTCGCCTATGTTCCCCAGTCCCATGTGCCGCCCTTTCCCTATGAAGTCGAAGAAGTCGTGCTGATGGGGCGGACGGCGCGGATCGGGTTGCTTTCGGCTCCGTCAGCCCTGGACAAGGCAGCGGCGAGCAAGGCCCTTGCACGGCTGGGTATCGATCATCTGTCAGGGGCGGATTATTCACACCTTTCGGGCGGGCAGCGGCAGATGGTGATGATCGCCCGCGCACTGGTGCAGGAAGCGCCGGTGCTGGTGATGGATGAACCCACAGCCGGACTGGATTTCGGCAATCAGGCCCGCGTACTTGCACGGATTGCCGGGCTCGCTAACACGAGCGGACATGCCGTGATCCTGTCCACCCATGATCCTGATCAGGCCTTTGCATTGAATGCCAGAGTGATCCTGCTGCACGGGGGCGCCATCCTCGCCCAGGGTCCACCTGGTAAGGTCTTGACCGGAGAACGGCTGTGTACTGTCTATGGCGTGCACGTCCGGGTGGAACGTACCGAAACGGGGCGTGCGGTCTGCACTCCGTCTCTTTCCAGCACCGAACCATCGGATACAGGGTACATGCACCTTTCCACAAGCAGTTGTCAGGCCGTCCTGGATCGGCTGTAA
- a CDS encoding FecCD family ABC transporter permease gives MTDGKLPPARMMRRLSALAVLSLILAAGALAALSIGPFGLSLTEVLAALSGRAGGTAEVVIWNIRLPRVLAAMLVGAALAAAGASYQVLFRNPLVSPDILGVSSGAALGAVCGIFLSLPVIAIQGFAFLGGMGAVVLVIFVAQAVPRVDQTLVLVLTGVVMGALAGAATSLLKVMADPYDQLPAITFWLLGSLASITRADLRPVLPAVITGLVPLVLLRWRINLLSLGDDEARALGVDAPRLRLVVIAAATLITASVVAVAGIVGWVGLVIPHIARMIVGPGFAAVLPVSAILGAGYLLLVDTLCRTLSTIEIPLGILTAVLGAPFFLYLLARGRRGWS, from the coding sequence ATGACTGACGGGAAACTGCCCCCTGCACGCATGATGCGCCGCCTGTCCGCGCTGGCAGTGCTGTCGCTGATACTGGCGGCCGGGGCGCTGGCGGCACTGAGCATTGGTCCGTTCGGGCTGTCGTTGACCGAAGTTCTTGCCGCGCTGTCAGGCCGTGCGGGCGGCACCGCCGAGGTTGTGATCTGGAACATCCGCCTGCCGCGGGTGCTGGCGGCCATGCTTGTGGGTGCGGCACTGGCAGCGGCTGGTGCATCCTATCAGGTGCTGTTCCGGAACCCGCTGGTGTCGCCCGACATTCTGGGGGTCTCCTCGGGGGCGGCACTGGGGGCGGTTTGCGGTATCTTCCTGTCGCTGCCGGTGATCGCTATTCAGGGCTTTGCATTCCTTGGCGGCATGGGTGCGGTGGTGCTGGTGATCTTTGTGGCACAGGCTGTGCCCAGGGTAGACCAGACACTGGTTCTGGTGTTGACCGGGGTTGTGATGGGCGCGCTGGCAGGGGCGGCTACGTCGCTGCTGAAGGTCATGGCCGATCCATATGACCAGTTGCCCGCGATCACCTTCTGGCTGCTGGGATCGCTTGCCAGCATCACGCGGGCCGATCTGAGGCCGGTGCTGCCTGCGGTCATCACTGGCCTTGTGCCGCTGGTCCTGTTGCGCTGGCGGATCAACCTGCTGAGCCTTGGGGATGATGAGGCGCGTGCGCTCGGTGTGGATGCGCCCCGTCTGCGGCTGGTGGTCATCGCCGCGGCAACCCTGATCACAGCCTCGGTCGTGGCAGTAGCGGGCATTGTGGGCTGGGTGGGGCTGGTGATTCCCCATATCGCCCGGATGATCGTGGGGCCGGGTTTTGCCGCAGTTCTGCCGGTTTCAGCCATCCTCGGGGCCGGATATCTGTTGCTGGTCGATACGCTGTGCCGGACATTGTCCACAATCGAGATTCCGCTCGGTATCCTGACAGCGGTGTTGGGTGCGCCTTTTTTTCTCTATCTGCTCGCCCGGGGGCGCCGGGGGTGGTCATGA
- a CDS encoding ABC transporter substrate-binding protein — MIRFTFAAIAAVLLALPAQAQNTRTITDSAGRVVQLPERVETVFAAGPPAAILLYVMAPDRMLGWSRANRAETREFLAAPYADLPAIGTLTGQGGKAGLERVVALQPSLILDFGSVLDMYVDLANRVQEQTGIPYILIDGRFENTPAALRLLGEALGVPERGETLAQDAEATFAHIDTLLAGIPGAERPRAYMARGPDGLESGVVGSINTEILERAGGVNVLGRAETGRGLVQVSFEALLAADPDVIVTWDRQFFAGCRDNPFWSEMRAVREGHLHLSPVLPFGWIDGPPSINRMIGLDWMAAVFFPDRCQINLRESARAHYHLWYHVDLTEDQLDRLLP, encoded by the coding sequence ATGATCCGTTTTACCTTTGCAGCCATTGCCGCAGTCCTACTGGCCTTGCCGGCACAGGCCCAGAACACTCGTACCATCACCGACAGTGCCGGACGGGTGGTCCAACTGCCTGAGCGGGTCGAAACGGTGTTTGCCGCCGGCCCGCCGGCCGCGATCCTGCTCTATGTCATGGCCCCCGACCGGATGTTGGGCTGGTCCCGCGCCAACCGGGCGGAGACACGTGAATTTCTCGCCGCCCCCTATGCGGATCTGCCGGCCATTGGCACCCTGACCGGACAGGGCGGCAAGGCCGGTCTTGAACGCGTTGTGGCCCTGCAGCCCTCGCTGATCCTTGATTTCGGGTCCGTGCTCGACATGTATGTCGATCTGGCGAACCGGGTGCAGGAACAGACCGGCATCCCCTATATCCTGATTGACGGGCGGTTCGAGAACACACCTGCCGCACTGCGCCTCCTGGGTGAGGCCCTGGGAGTCCCCGAACGTGGCGAGACCCTGGCACAGGATGCCGAAGCGACCTTTGCACACATTGACACCCTGCTGGCCGGGATCCCCGGGGCTGAACGCCCACGCGCCTATATGGCCCGTGGCCCTGATGGGCTGGAGAGCGGGGTTGTTGGCTCGATTAACACCGAAATTCTGGAACGCGCCGGCGGAGTGAATGTGCTGGGCCGGGCCGAGACAGGGCGCGGCCTTGTGCAGGTCAGTTTCGAAGCCCTGCTGGCCGCGGATCCGGATGTGATCGTGACATGGGACCGCCAGTTTTTTGCCGGCTGCCGTGACAATCCGTTCTGGTCGGAAATGCGCGCAGTGCGGGAAGGACACTTGCATCTGTCACCCGTTTTGCCCTTCGGCTGGATTGACGGCCCGCCCTCGATCAACCGCATGATCGGGCTGGACTGGATGGCAGCGGTCTTTTTTCCTGACCGCTGTCAGATTAACCTGCGCGAAAGCGCGCGTGCCCATTACCACCTGTGGTATCACGTCGATCTGACCGAAGACCAGCTCGATCGCCTGCTGCCATGA
- a CDS encoding ABC transporter permease subunit, translating to MRKKKEIVDQDRIRMVPIPEAYFHAEVIAGFLRIPAGHVLARRAFRGKLLLETLMDLPMTMTPLVAGVGLLFLLGSDPVRSVLDQVGIEMLFTPWGTILAQTLIAAPIMTRTGRAAFAAIDIRYEQAARTLGLTAGQIFFRVTLPIAVYLNISSGELGIALVCACLLIIRIPGSTAAAMDQCLLCRS from the coding sequence ATGAGAAAAAAAAAGGAAATCGTTGATCAGGACCGGATCAGGATGGTGCCCATCCCGGAAGCGTACTTTCATGCCGAGGTGATCGCCGGGTTCCTGAGAATTCCTGCGGGCCATGTCCTGGCACGCCGTGCTTTCAGGGGTAAATTGCTGCTGGAAACCCTGATGGATCTGCCCATGACCATGACACCGTTGGTAGCCGGTGTGGGGCTTCTCTTTCTTTTAGGCAGCGATCCGGTCCGCAGTGTGCTGGACCAGGTGGGGATTGAAATGCTTTTCACCCCCTGGGGGACCATTCTGGCCCAGACCCTGATTGCCGCGCCCATTATGACCCGGACCGGCCGTGCCGCGTTTGCAGCCATCGATATCCGGTATGAACAGGCGGCACGAACGCTGGGATTGACAGCGGGTCAGATTTTTTTCCGGGTGACCCTGCCCATCGCCGTTTACCTGAATATCTCCAGCGGTGAGCTGGGTATCGCCCTGGTCTGCGCCTGTCTCTTGATCATCCGGATTCCTGGTTCTACTGCTGCTGCGATGGATCAGTGCCTCCTCTGTCGATCCTAA
- a CDS encoding Rossmann-like domain-containing protein — protein sequence MKNVYTELTGRAADIFTRHGLMGETVQVTARVLSTEEAIGNPEADDFPLQKGRERLMEATIDGAAGQAFTDRFGNYEGTLEGILNTPMVNNYRRAVFVASLNAALRRLALTTGTVHCRDQEPADCARALADHIDHRYGRGNIGIVGFQPRMVETLAGRFPVRVLDMDVDNIGEDRFDVMIESPKACREVIKWADLLLVTGTTLVNGTLPEFLVEKPVVFYGTTIAGAAYLMGWNRFCDRSR from the coding sequence ATGAAAAACGTTTACACGGAATTGACAGGCCGGGCAGCGGATATATTCACCCGCCACGGGTTGATGGGTGAAACCGTCCAGGTCACGGCCAGGGTCCTGAGTACGGAAGAGGCCATAGGGAATCCGGAAGCGGATGACTTTCCGCTCCAGAAAGGGCGGGAAAGATTGATGGAGGCGACCATCGACGGTGCGGCAGGACAGGCATTCACCGACCGGTTCGGAAATTATGAGGGGACCCTGGAAGGTATTCTAAATACACCCATGGTCAACAATTACCGCCGGGCTGTTTTTGTGGCATCTCTGAATGCAGCGCTCCGGCGCCTGGCCCTGACCACCGGAACGGTGCACTGCCGGGACCAGGAGCCGGCAGACTGTGCCCGGGCCCTGGCGGATCACATCGATCACCGGTATGGGAGGGGCAACATCGGGATTGTCGGTTTCCAGCCGCGGATGGTGGAAACACTGGCGGGCAGATTTCCGGTCCGGGTGCTGGACATGGATGTGGACAATATCGGTGAGGACCGGTTCGACGTGATGATCGAGTCTCCGAAAGCTTGCCGGGAGGTCATAAAATGGGCGGATCTGCTGCTGGTGACCGGGACTACCCTGGTCAATGGAACTCTGCCGGAATTTTTGGTGGAAAAACCCGTTGTCTTTTATGGGACGACCATTGCCGGAGCGGCATACCTGATGGGATGGAACCGGTTTTGCGACCGCAGCCGGTAA
- the modC gene encoding molybdenum ABC transporter ATP-binding protein, which yields MTAVTDGRKKSGTRKKNWVDVCVQKQQGEFYLDIAFAAEQAGVTALFGPSGAGKTSVVNMVAGLSRPDRGRITIGDRCCFDGDKGILLPPEKRRIGYVFQEARLFPHLTVQANLTFGMNRLKPSDRFVGVDPVVSLLGIESLLKRRPARLSGGEKQRVAIGRALLCSPQLLLMDEPLASLDQARKEELLPYIRTLSTRFRIPILYVSHQMEEIACMADYLVRLENGRVTEHIPVSGNGVK from the coding sequence ATGACAGCAGTGACGGACGGCAGAAAAAAAAGCGGTACCCGTAAAAAAAACTGGGTGGATGTCTGTGTTCAGAAACAGCAGGGGGAGTTTTATCTTGATATCGCGTTTGCCGCCGAACAGGCCGGGGTCACCGCCCTGTTCGGGCCTTCCGGTGCAGGTAAAACCTCTGTGGTGAACATGGTGGCCGGTCTTTCCCGGCCGGACCGGGGACGGATCACCATCGGGGACCGCTGCTGCTTTGACGGCGATAAAGGGATCCTTCTTCCCCCTGAAAAACGCCGGATCGGATACGTGTTCCAGGAAGCCCGGCTGTTTCCCCATCTCACAGTCCAGGCCAACCTGACCTTTGGCATGAACCGGCTGAAGCCGTCGGACCGGTTCGTGGGGGTTGATCCGGTGGTATCGCTCCTGGGGATTGAATCATTGCTGAAACGCAGGCCGGCCCGGTTGTCCGGTGGGGAAAAACAGCGGGTGGCCATTGGCCGGGCCCTGTTGTGCAGCCCGCAACTGTTGCTCATGGACGAACCCCTGGCATCCTTGGACCAGGCCCGCAAAGAGGAACTGCTTCCTTACATCCGAACCCTGAGCACCCGTTTCCGGATTCCCATTCTTTATGTGTCCCACCAGATGGAGGAGATCGCGTGTATGGCTGATTACCTGGTGCGGCTGGAAAACGGCAGGGTGACCGAGCACATCCCGGTGTCAGGGAATGGGGTAAAATAA
- the modB gene encoding molybdate ABC transporter permease subunit, whose product MEGWHLTLMEWEVLGLSLKVSFLAVAVSLPAGIGAAWVLSRYRFPGKGLVDGLIHLPLVLPPVVTGYLLLVLLGRKGIIGGFLYNTFGITLAFTWKGAAVAAAVMAFPLLVRAVRLSADAVDPGLEDAARTLGAGRMRVFFTITLPLMVPGIITGTILAFARSLGEFGATITFVSNIRGETQTLPLALYSLTQVPDGEAGALRLCIISVALAMTALLLSEWMARRFDTLMKG is encoded by the coding sequence ATGGAGGGATGGCACCTCACCCTCATGGAATGGGAGGTCCTGGGGCTCAGCCTCAAGGTGTCTTTTCTGGCGGTGGCGGTGAGCCTTCCGGCAGGCATTGGTGCCGCCTGGGTCCTGTCCCGGTACCGGTTTCCGGGCAAGGGCCTGGTGGACGGACTCATCCATCTGCCTCTGGTGCTGCCGCCGGTGGTCACCGGGTATCTGCTGCTGGTGCTCCTGGGCAGAAAAGGAATCATCGGCGGATTTCTCTACAATACCTTCGGGATCACCCTGGCCTTCACCTGGAAAGGTGCAGCCGTTGCCGCGGCGGTCATGGCCTTTCCCCTGCTGGTCCGGGCGGTACGGCTGTCGGCCGATGCCGTGGATCCGGGTCTGGAAGATGCAGCCAGGACCCTGGGGGCGGGACGGATGCGGGTGTTTTTCACAATCACCCTGCCCCTGATGGTGCCCGGGATCATCACCGGGACCATCCTTGCCTTTGCCAGAAGCCTGGGGGAGTTCGGCGCCACCATCACCTTTGTTTCCAACATCCGGGGGGAAACCCAGACCCTTCCTCTGGCCCTGTATTCTCTTACTCAGGTGCCGGATGGCGAGGCCGGTGCATTGCGGTTGTGCATTATTTCCGTGGCCCTGGCCATGACCGCTCTGTTGCTGTCCGAATGGATGGCCAGACGGTTTGATACACTCATGAAAGGATGA
- the modA gene encoding molybdate ABC transporter substrate-binding protein, whose product MKKKQFGCMAVAAFLLTLVIGMGRPAWAGTETITLFAAASTTNAVTDIAALYEKEHPVKIRLSFASSSTLAKQIENGAPADIYLSANPKWMNYLAEKGIIVTESRRDLLGNSLVLIVPGDSPIDGLRVDAGLDLAGILGEGRLSMGDPDHVPAGMYGKNAMQQLGLWDAIADRVARTKDVRAALVLVERGECPLGQVYATDAAISDKVRVAGYFPEESHPPIIYPAALVKHSPAARSFLDFLQAEPAARVFEAYGFTVR is encoded by the coding sequence ATGAAGAAAAAACAGTTTGGATGTATGGCAGTGGCTGCTTTCCTTTTGACGCTGGTAATCGGTATGGGCCGGCCGGCATGGGCCGGGACAGAGACCATCACCCTCTTTGCTGCGGCTTCCACCACCAACGCTGTCACAGATATTGCGGCCCTGTATGAAAAGGAGCATCCGGTAAAGATCCGCCTTTCCTTTGCCTCTTCTTCCACCCTGGCCAAACAGATTGAAAACGGGGCGCCTGCCGATATTTATCTGTCGGCCAATCCCAAATGGATGAACTACCTGGCGGAAAAGGGGATTATTGTCACGGAAAGCCGCCGGGACCTGCTGGGCAACAGCCTGGTGCTGATCGTCCCCGGGGACAGCCCCATTGACGGACTCCGGGTGGATGCCGGCCTGGACCTGGCCGGCATCCTGGGGGAGGGTCGTCTGTCCATGGGGGATCCGGATCACGTGCCGGCCGGAATGTACGGTAAAAACGCCATGCAGCAGCTGGGACTCTGGGATGCCATTGCAGACCGGGTGGCCCGGACCAAGGATGTTCGGGCCGCCCTGGTCCTGGTGGAACGGGGGGAATGCCCCCTGGGCCAGGTCTATGCCACGGATGCGGCCATCAGTGACAAAGTGCGGGTGGCCGGGTATTTCCCCGAAGAGAGTCACCCGCCCATTATCTACCCGGCGGCCCTGGTGAAACACAGTCCGGCAGCCCGGTCATTTCTTGATTTTCTGCAGGCAGAACCCGCAGCCCGGGTGTTTGAAGCATACGGATTCACTGTCCGCTGA
- a CDS encoding substrate-binding domain-containing protein — MENTPGKIDNRIKHYRQKAGLSQTGLAEMVGIKRQAIYDIESGRYLPNTGVALKLAKHLACRVEDLFYETVSTADCPLIMGEDVPPGNGRVSVVIIRDKLVVYPVDGRFTFPSQMQPADGVFKKENGQIRFFTPDTCLEQNILITGCDPAFSLLSAHASRVDPRLRAFCRFGSTHAAIDRLAHGKTHLAGLHLHNQTDEEANVALARRKMAGTVGALVMGFSFMEEGLMVARGNPLNIRTAADLARPGIRFVNRESGAALRVLLDELLAGSSIPGTAVPGYDILVDGHNQGAQMIAWGMADAALGLHPVAQAFNLDFVPLAEVRCDLVVPADLVDAPRIQIILDVLQSRGFRDELALLPGYSQTKTGTTIAAF, encoded by the coding sequence ATGGAAAACACACCGGGAAAGATTGACAACCGGATCAAACATTACCGCCAGAAAGCCGGGTTGTCCCAGACCGGACTGGCGGAAATGGTGGGGATCAAACGCCAGGCCATTTACGATATTGAATCCGGCCGGTATCTGCCCAATACCGGTGTGGCCCTCAAACTGGCCAAACATTTAGCCTGCCGGGTGGAGGATTTGTTCTATGAAACCGTGTCAACGGCCGACTGCCCTCTGATCATGGGGGAAGATGTCCCGCCCGGCAATGGGCGGGTATCGGTGGTCATCATCCGGGACAAGCTGGTGGTCTATCCCGTGGATGGCCGGTTCACCTTCCCCAGCCAGATGCAGCCGGCCGACGGCGTGTTTAAAAAGGAAAATGGACAGATCCGGTTTTTCACCCCGGACACCTGCCTGGAACAGAACATCCTGATCACGGGGTGTGATCCGGCGTTCTCTCTTCTGTCGGCCCATGCCTCCCGGGTGGATCCCCGACTGCGGGCGTTTTGCCGGTTCGGCTCCACCCATGCCGCCATTGACCGCCTGGCCCATGGCAAAACCCACCTGGCCGGCCTGCACCTGCACAATCAGACGGACGAGGAAGCCAATGTGGCCCTTGCCCGCCGGAAAATGGCCGGGACTGTCGGGGCACTGGTCATGGGGTTTTCCTTTATGGAGGAAGGCTTGATGGTGGCCCGGGGCAATCCGTTGAACATCCGGACCGCCGCCGACCTGGCCCGCCCCGGCATCCGGTTTGTCAACCGGGAATCCGGCGCAGCCCTGCGCGTGCTCCTGGATGAACTGCTGGCAGGATCCAGCATCCCCGGGACCGCTGTTCCGGGATACGACATCCTGGTGGACGGCCATAACCAGGGGGCCCAGATGATCGCCTGGGGGATGGCGGATGCCGCCTTGGGCCTCCACCCTGTGGCCCAGGCCTTTAACCTGGATTTTGTCCCCCTGGCCGAAGTCCGGTGTGACCTGGTGGTGCCCGCCGACCTGGTGGATGCCCCCCGGATCCAAATCATTCTGGATGTGCTTCAGAGCCGGGGATTCAGGGATGAGCTCGCCCTGCTTCCCGGGTACAGTCAAACCAAGACCGGAACCACCATTGCCGCATTCTGA